One window from the genome of Pseudonocardia hierapolitana encodes:
- a CDS encoding ferredoxin: MRIVVDYDRCEGHGLCEEQAPEVFRLDDAGDLVHRFDGRDVPEELAEAAARGAGVCPVAALRVAG, encoded by the coding sequence GTGCGGATCGTGGTCGACTACGACCGGTGCGAGGGCCACGGCCTGTGCGAGGAGCAGGCGCCCGAGGTGTTCCGGCTGGACGACGCGGGGGACCTCGTCCACCGGTTCGACGGCCGAGACGTCCCGGAGGAGCTCGCCGAGGCCGCCGCACGCGGGGCCGGGGTCTGCCCCGTGGCCGCCCTCCGGGTCGCCGGGTGA
- a CDS encoding cyclase family protein has product MTSRTRTTVPAYEELARRADAPPGSSWGVFGPGDQLGMLNFLTPERTAAAAALVRRGATFDLDYPLNTFVPSLAGTRPPTEHHIFANNSNHRDDWVDSFYLQSTSQVDGLRHIRHPRHGFYGGVPDDAIQVGTPDLGIQLLAEKGIAGRGVLLDAVRYYESAGRPLEFGTITRITPADLDAIAEFCGVTLRPGDIVLLHTGFAEGWIARTPEERAARGGGTGLDQSDEMLAWLWDHQVALMASDNGGLESWPVNPDSGWVDPDEPPPPRGPSHNGMMHRPLIGLLGMIIGELWKLDGLAADCAADGVHEFFLTVKPLNLVGGVGSPPNAIAIK; this is encoded by the coding sequence ATGACGTCCCGAACCCGGACCACCGTTCCCGCCTACGAGGAGCTGGCGCGGCGGGCCGACGCCCCGCCGGGGTCGTCGTGGGGGGTGTTCGGGCCGGGCGATCAGCTCGGCATGCTCAACTTCCTCACCCCGGAGCGCACCGCGGCCGCCGCCGCGCTCGTCCGCCGGGGCGCGACGTTCGACCTCGACTACCCGCTCAACACGTTCGTGCCCAGCCTCGCCGGCACCCGGCCGCCCACCGAGCACCACATCTTCGCCAACAACTCCAACCACCGCGACGACTGGGTGGACTCGTTCTACCTGCAGTCGACGTCGCAGGTGGACGGCCTGCGCCACATCCGCCACCCCCGCCACGGCTTCTACGGCGGGGTGCCGGACGACGCGATCCAGGTCGGAACGCCGGACCTGGGCATCCAGCTCCTGGCCGAGAAGGGCATCGCCGGGCGCGGGGTCCTGCTCGACGCGGTCCGCTACTACGAGTCCGCCGGCCGCCCGCTCGAGTTCGGGACGATCACCCGGATCACCCCGGCCGACCTGGACGCGATCGCCGAGTTCTGCGGCGTGACGCTGCGGCCCGGCGACATCGTGCTCCTGCACACCGGCTTCGCCGAGGGCTGGATCGCCCGCACGCCCGAGGAGCGCGCCGCGCGCGGCGGTGGCACCGGCCTGGACCAGTCCGACGAGATGCTCGCGTGGCTGTGGGACCACCAGGTCGCGCTGATGGCGTCCGACAACGGCGGCCTGGAGTCGTGGCCGGTCAACCCGGACTCCGGCTGGGTCGATCCGGACGAGCCGCCGCCCCCGCGCGGCCCGTCGCACAACGGCATGATGCACCGCCCGCTGATCGGGCTGCTCGGCATGATCATCGGTGAGCTGTGGAAGCTCGACGGGCTCGCCGCGGACTGCGCCGCCGACGGCGTCCACGAGTTCTTCCTCACCGTCAAGCCCTTGAACCTCGTCGGCGGCGTCGGGTCCCCGCCCAACGCCATCGCGATCAAGTGA
- a CDS encoding extracellular solute-binding protein — translation MRTTHLMAAAVAGTVLATAACGSAPAADPAAPAGPDTTITWQSTGGDNTEYEKQAFQEPFTARTGARFENVTSLNYISQLLTMVEQGQTVWDVVHTGSYLVKQYCGTLFEPVDLSRFPADLVPEGTTTECSVPATKYAAGFAYDAAAYQGDAPTTIGDFFDTARFPGKRVVFAGSPKGIIEAALVADGVPPEALYPLDVDRALAKLGTIKSDIIFAPSFTALQQNLVNKQATMTITLSGRLGIIRDSGSDLVPVWDFTSWDFDAFVVPKGAPNAAAAKESLEFALQPEQLRTYSALSGLTPVRSDVDPSSVEYTESGKLFNPFLGGDRGDVVLQDPEYWARNYNAVAEKWTAWQVG, via the coding sequence ATGAGGACCACGCACCTGATGGCAGCGGCTGTCGCGGGCACCGTCCTGGCGACCGCGGCGTGCGGATCGGCCCCCGCCGCGGACCCGGCCGCGCCCGCAGGCCCGGACACGACGATCACCTGGCAGAGCACCGGCGGCGACAACACCGAGTACGAGAAGCAGGCGTTCCAGGAACCGTTCACCGCCCGGACCGGCGCGCGGTTCGAGAACGTGACGTCGCTGAACTACATCAGCCAGCTGCTCACGATGGTCGAGCAGGGCCAGACCGTCTGGGACGTCGTTCACACCGGGTCCTACCTGGTCAAACAGTACTGCGGCACGCTGTTCGAGCCGGTGGACCTGAGCCGGTTCCCCGCTGACCTGGTGCCCGAGGGCACGACGACGGAGTGCTCGGTCCCGGCCACGAAGTACGCGGCGGGCTTCGCCTACGACGCCGCGGCCTACCAGGGCGACGCGCCCACGACGATCGGCGACTTCTTCGACACGGCCCGGTTCCCGGGCAAGCGCGTGGTGTTCGCCGGCTCCCCCAAGGGGATCATCGAAGCCGCGCTGGTCGCCGACGGCGTGCCGCCCGAGGCGCTCTACCCGCTCGACGTCGACCGGGCGCTGGCGAAGCTCGGCACGATCAAGTCCGACATCATCTTCGCGCCGTCGTTCACCGCCCTGCAGCAGAACCTCGTGAACAAGCAGGCGACGATGACGATCACCCTGAGCGGCCGGCTGGGGATCATCCGCGACAGCGGCAGCGACCTCGTGCCGGTGTGGGACTTCACCAGCTGGGACTTCGACGCGTTCGTCGTGCCGAAGGGGGCACCGAACGCGGCGGCGGCGAAGGAGTCGCTCGAGTTCGCACTGCAGCCGGAGCAGCTGCGGACCTACTCCGCGCTGAGCGGGCTGACGCCGGTGCGCAGCGACGTCGATCCGAGCAGCGTGGAGTACACCGAGTCGGGGAAGCTGTTCAACCCCTTCCTCGGCGGCGATCGCGGCGATGTGGTCCTGCAGGACCCCGAGTACTGGGCCCGGAACTACAACGCGGTGGCCGAGAAGTGGACGGCCTGGCAGGTCGGCTGA
- a CDS encoding cytochrome P450, which yields MTTSVSVPSYGADIYTDQALLEPYEHYRTLRELGPAVWLEQHGAFAVSRYADVRAVLLDSDTFRSANGIALNEPANQAILGCTLASDGELHAHLRKVVAHRLTPRSLRPMRDLVTERADELVSELVARGSFDAVADLARALPLSIVPDFIGWPQEGREHLLEWAGANFDSFGPMNARAERAMPKCGEMAAFGAELVRTGNVLPGSLGAGVLEARDRGEVTTEQCMMLMLDYLAPSLDTTISAVGSAIWLFAQHPEQWDRVRADPGLVPNAVNEVVRYESPIRAFGRLAETDTEIGGVAIPAGSRVLVIYASANRDERKFERADEFDVTRRDAVQQLGFGFGEHGCAGQALARMETESLLTALARSVTRFRLAGPSERALNNLIRAFGTVPVTVETEA from the coding sequence ATGACCACGAGCGTCTCCGTCCCCAGCTATGGGGCGGACATCTACACCGACCAGGCGCTCCTCGAGCCCTACGAGCACTACCGCACCCTGCGCGAACTGGGGCCGGCCGTCTGGCTGGAGCAGCACGGGGCGTTCGCGGTGTCCCGCTACGCCGACGTCCGGGCCGTCCTGCTGGACAGCGACACCTTCCGGTCGGCCAACGGGATCGCGCTGAACGAGCCTGCGAACCAGGCGATCCTCGGCTGCACGCTCGCCAGCGACGGGGAGCTGCACGCGCACCTGCGCAAGGTCGTCGCCCACCGGCTGACGCCCCGGTCGCTGCGGCCCATGCGCGACCTCGTGACCGAGCGGGCCGACGAGCTCGTCTCCGAACTGGTGGCCCGCGGCTCGTTCGACGCCGTGGCCGACCTCGCCCGTGCACTGCCGCTGTCGATCGTGCCGGACTTCATCGGCTGGCCGCAGGAGGGGCGCGAGCACCTGCTCGAGTGGGCAGGGGCCAACTTCGACTCCTTCGGGCCCATGAACGCCCGTGCCGAGCGGGCGATGCCCAAGTGCGGCGAGATGGCCGCGTTCGGCGCGGAGCTCGTCCGCACCGGCAACGTGCTGCCCGGGAGCCTCGGCGCCGGCGTGCTCGAGGCCCGCGACCGCGGCGAGGTCACCACCGAGCAGTGCATGATGCTGATGCTCGACTACCTCGCACCCTCGCTCGACACCACGATCAGCGCTGTCGGGAGCGCGATCTGGCTGTTCGCGCAGCACCCCGAGCAGTGGGACCGTGTCCGGGCCGACCCGGGCCTCGTCCCGAACGCGGTCAACGAGGTCGTCCGGTACGAGTCCCCGATCCGGGCGTTCGGCCGGCTCGCCGAGACCGACACCGAGATCGGCGGCGTGGCGATCCCGGCGGGGTCCCGGGTTCTGGTGATCTACGCGTCGGCCAACCGGGACGAGCGCAAGTTCGAGCGCGCCGACGAGTTCGACGTCACCCGCCGCGACGCGGTGCAGCAGCTCGGGTTCGGCTTCGGCGAGCACGGCTGCGCCGGGCAGGCCCTCGCCCGCATGGAGACCGAGTCGCTGCTCACCGCGCTCGCCCGGTCCGTCACCCGGTTCCGCCTCGCCGGCCCGTCCGAGCGCGCCCTCAACAACCTGATCCGCGCGTTCGGGACGGTCCCGGTCACCGTGGAGACGGAGGCCTGA
- a CDS encoding DUF6282 family protein, which translates to MTQTVSGLWDETLDADRFVPDAEVDGLLVGAVDLHTHPGPSPFPRRMSILDAAVDAASVGFRALVAKSHHHSMQTDVLALGPVGLAETGVRVFGGVALNRTVGGLNPYAVELALGLGGRVVWFPTISSTAHVEFHRHHHHSGFPVAGIPLRDNEPISVVGGDGALVAEARDILSVIAGESAILNCGHLPADEIDVLVPAAVAAGVERIVVSHPDFIVGADPERIGAWCRQGAYVEHCLAMVVGRSATEPPVEKVAGFLREAGVGHTVFSSDLGQKGNPLPVTAYRRMVRALLDAGTAEDDIRAMVGGNAGQLLLP; encoded by the coding sequence ATGACCCAGACAGTCAGCGGCCTGTGGGACGAGACGCTCGACGCGGACCGGTTCGTCCCGGACGCGGAGGTCGACGGGTTGCTCGTCGGCGCGGTCGATCTGCACACCCATCCCGGGCCGAGCCCGTTCCCGCGGCGGATGTCGATCCTGGATGCCGCGGTGGATGCGGCCTCGGTCGGGTTCCGGGCGTTGGTCGCGAAGTCCCACCACCACAGCATGCAGACCGACGTCCTCGCGTTGGGGCCGGTCGGGCTGGCCGAGACCGGGGTGCGGGTGTTCGGGGGTGTCGCGCTGAACCGCACGGTGGGCGGGCTCAACCCGTATGCGGTGGAGCTCGCGCTGGGGTTGGGTGGGCGGGTGGTGTGGTTCCCGACGATCTCCTCGACCGCGCATGTCGAGTTCCATCGCCACCACCATCACAGCGGCTTCCCGGTCGCGGGGATCCCGTTGCGGGACAACGAGCCGATCAGCGTGGTGGGCGGGGACGGTGCGCTGGTCGCGGAGGCGCGGGACATCCTGTCGGTCATCGCGGGGGAGTCGGCGATCCTCAATTGCGGGCACCTGCCGGCCGACGAGATCGACGTGCTGGTGCCTGCGGCGGTCGCGGCGGGTGTGGAGCGGATCGTCGTCAGCCACCCCGACTTCATCGTCGGTGCGGACCCGGAGCGGATCGGCGCCTGGTGCCGGCAGGGCGCCTACGTCGAGCACTGCCTGGCCATGGTGGTTGGGCGCAGCGCCACCGAGCCGCCAGTGGAGAAGGTCGCCGGTTTCCTCCGCGAGGCCGGCGTCGGGCACACCGTCTTCTCCTCCGACCTCGGCCAGAAGGGCAACCCGCTTCCGGTCACGGCGTACCGGCGGATGGTGCGCGCCCTGCTGGACGCGGGCACCGCGGAGGACGACATCCGGGCCATGGTCGGGGGCAACGCCGGGCAGCTGCTGCTGCCGTGA
- a CDS encoding IclR family transcriptional regulator: MGKSDPAQADGEGSGGDIQVIARIATLLECVDPDSPSLDTQTTAKALGVGRSTAHRYLVSLEKRGLLQRRDATTYELGPVLCRIGTLALSRLGVLEAAGPVMQELSREVRNTVVLSVWGGRAPVIARVVPDTSRITTISVEVGRSLPADAAQSRVFAAYHKRARGGAGSAGRLRAVDDEQLRPVGELLTARQVYAGGGFKTIAAPILTADGAIVATLAVIGLAVFMPEDEDDAVTEQLVAAVSRIAVD, from the coding sequence GTGGGGAAGTCGGATCCGGCTCAGGCCGACGGCGAGGGTTCCGGCGGCGACATCCAGGTCATCGCCCGGATCGCCACCCTGCTCGAGTGCGTGGACCCCGACTCCCCCTCGCTCGACACCCAGACCACCGCCAAGGCCCTCGGCGTCGGGCGCTCCACGGCGCACCGGTACCTCGTGTCCCTGGAGAAGCGCGGCCTCCTGCAGCGGCGCGACGCCACGACCTACGAGCTCGGCCCGGTCCTCTGCCGGATCGGCACGCTGGCCCTGTCGCGGCTCGGTGTGCTGGAGGCCGCCGGGCCGGTCATGCAGGAGCTGTCCCGGGAGGTCCGCAACACCGTCGTCCTGAGCGTGTGGGGTGGCCGCGCGCCCGTCATCGCGCGGGTGGTGCCCGACACCAGCCGGATCACCACGATCTCGGTGGAGGTCGGGCGCTCACTGCCGGCCGACGCCGCGCAGTCCCGCGTCTTCGCCGCGTACCACAAGCGGGCCAGGGGCGGTGCGGGCTCCGCCGGCCGGCTCCGCGCCGTCGACGACGAGCAGCTCCGGCCGGTCGGTGAGCTGCTCACCGCGCGCCAGGTCTACGCGGGCGGCGGCTTCAAGACCATCGCCGCCCCGATCCTCACCGCCGACGGGGCCATCGTCGCGACGCTCGCCGTCATCGGCCTGGCCGTCTTCATGCCCGAGGACGAGGACGACGCGGTCACCGAGCAGCTCGTGGCCGCCGTCTCCCGCATCGCCGTGGACTGA
- a CDS encoding MFS transporter, with protein sequence MCESPSAPTGAPDPAFRTQRKRAILSAWAGFAVDSYSIYIVSTVLLPALVYFQGDMSAEAKSIFAGLTLAATLLGRPLGGVIFGHYADRLGRRRIGSITIFGFGAISLLIACLPGAELIGAIPAMSLLLALRFVEGIFLGGEYTAATPMALEYAPPHRRGLIGALIQCSASGGPLLVAVAMALTLLVAPTGGPDSPYVQWGWRLPFVLGFVLSFLVAWFLRRKVEESEIQKEAVAEAGDRVGSPLRQVLKGASGRAFVQAYVIMTGVFFVVNLTGSVLNQFLLGNEGFTATDLANTQLVVSLAMGSYIFFGWLSDHIGRKRALYIATSLSLALYPVVISLVGSGTVRGWLNLTLLALAAHVLTVAPLGVLPAYINERFATTVRSTGWGVAYSTAVIIPSFFSYYMIWLSALVPFAWTAGVLAAFGAVLILVATAFGPETRGIDLRKAGEDADREEAAHEGAAPRPLGAESSVASSS encoded by the coding sequence ATGTGCGAGAGCCCCTCGGCTCCGACCGGTGCGCCGGACCCCGCCTTCCGCACGCAGCGGAAGCGGGCGATCCTCTCCGCCTGGGCGGGCTTCGCCGTCGACTCGTACTCGATCTACATCGTGTCGACGGTGCTGTTGCCCGCGCTCGTCTACTTCCAGGGCGACATGTCCGCAGAGGCGAAGTCGATCTTCGCGGGCCTGACGCTCGCCGCGACCCTGCTCGGGCGCCCGCTCGGCGGCGTGATCTTCGGGCACTACGCGGACCGGCTGGGACGGCGGCGCATCGGGTCGATCACGATCTTCGGGTTCGGGGCGATCTCGCTGCTCATCGCCTGCCTCCCCGGCGCCGAGCTGATCGGCGCGATCCCCGCGATGTCGCTCCTTCTCGCGCTCCGGTTCGTGGAGGGCATCTTCCTGGGCGGGGAGTACACCGCTGCCACCCCGATGGCGCTGGAGTACGCCCCGCCGCACCGGCGGGGCCTGATCGGTGCGTTGATCCAGTGCTCCGCGAGCGGCGGCCCGCTGCTCGTGGCGGTCGCGATGGCGCTGACCCTGCTCGTGGCACCCACCGGCGGGCCGGACTCGCCCTACGTGCAGTGGGGCTGGCGCCTGCCGTTCGTCCTCGGCTTCGTCCTGTCCTTCCTGGTCGCGTGGTTCCTGCGGCGCAAGGTCGAGGAGTCGGAGATCCAGAAGGAGGCGGTCGCCGAGGCGGGGGACCGGGTGGGCTCGCCGCTGCGGCAGGTGCTCAAGGGCGCGTCCGGCCGCGCGTTCGTCCAGGCCTACGTGATCATGACCGGTGTCTTCTTCGTCGTGAACCTCACCGGCAGCGTGCTCAACCAGTTCCTGCTCGGCAACGAGGGGTTCACGGCGACCGACCTGGCCAACACCCAGCTCGTCGTCTCGCTCGCGATGGGCTCGTACATCTTCTTCGGGTGGCTCTCCGACCACATCGGCCGCAAGCGCGCGCTGTACATCGCCACCTCGCTCTCGCTGGCGCTCTACCCCGTGGTGATCTCGCTCGTGGGGTCCGGCACCGTCCGCGGCTGGCTCAACCTGACCCTGCTCGCGCTCGCGGCGCACGTCCTCACCGTGGCGCCGCTGGGTGTGCTGCCCGCCTACATCAACGAGCGTTTCGCGACCACCGTCCGGTCGACCGGATGGGGCGTGGCCTACAGCACGGCGGTGATCATCCCGTCGTTCTTCTCGTACTACATGATCTGGCTCAGCGCCCTCGTCCCGTTCGCCTGGACCGCGGGCGTCCTGGCCGCCTTCGGCGCCGTCCTCATCCTCGTCGCCACGGCGTTCGGTCCCGAGACGCGGGGCATCGACCTGCGCAAGGCCGGTGAGGACGCCGATCGCGAGGAGGCCGCCCACGAGGGGGCCGCACCGCGGCCGCTCGGTGCCGAGTCGTCCGTCGCGAGCAGTTCATGA
- a CDS encoding acyl-CoA dehydrogenase family protein, with protein MTTTRTVLHGDLVAAARELQPLLRDNAAVGEAAGRLTEPVVDALHDAGLFGMWVPAPLGGAELDPVSSLEVVQSLAEADPSAAWVLMAAALATGTGGAYLGDEAVAAMFTGSRFPVVAGQGTRPGRAVRDGDGYRLSGSWSFASGIKHAQWIHTLGIVEETGEPLIFVLPVEQAELVDNWDVMGLRATGSIDYTIEDVHVPAAFTHPGPTETPLRGGDLFRLGIMHFALAGHSGWALGVSRRMLDDLAALVRAKAGRPGTMADNPHFQAVYGEAEARWHAARAFVHETWRGASGTILSGTPLDVRQKTLLRLALYNATWAAEEISVAVYRAGGTTALRAGTIQQYFRDMHAGTQHVTSAPGVIEACGRHLGGLAPGHDWLYMNLVPPKG; from the coding sequence ATGACGACGACCAGGACCGTGCTGCACGGCGACCTCGTGGCCGCCGCCCGCGAGCTGCAACCCCTGCTGCGCGACAACGCCGCGGTGGGCGAGGCCGCGGGCCGGCTCACCGAGCCGGTCGTCGACGCCCTGCACGACGCGGGGCTGTTCGGCATGTGGGTGCCCGCACCGCTCGGGGGCGCCGAGCTCGACCCGGTGTCCTCACTGGAGGTCGTCCAGTCCCTCGCGGAGGCCGACCCGTCGGCCGCGTGGGTCCTCATGGCGGCGGCCCTGGCCACCGGCACCGGCGGGGCCTACCTGGGCGACGAGGCCGTGGCCGCGATGTTCACCGGCTCGCGCTTCCCCGTCGTCGCAGGCCAGGGCACCCGGCCCGGCCGCGCGGTGCGCGACGGCGACGGCTACCGGCTGTCGGGCTCCTGGTCATTCGCCTCCGGCATCAAGCACGCCCAGTGGATCCACACGCTCGGGATCGTGGAGGAGACGGGGGAGCCGCTCATCTTCGTGCTCCCCGTCGAGCAGGCCGAGCTCGTCGACAACTGGGACGTCATGGGCCTGCGGGCCACCGGCAGCATCGACTACACGATCGAGGACGTGCACGTCCCGGCGGCGTTCACCCACCCCGGGCCCACCGAGACCCCGCTGCGCGGCGGGGACCTGTTCCGGCTCGGCATCATGCACTTCGCGCTGGCCGGGCACTCCGGGTGGGCGCTGGGCGTCTCGCGCCGCATGCTCGACGACCTGGCGGCCCTGGTCCGCGCGAAGGCGGGCCGCCCCGGCACGATGGCCGACAACCCGCACTTCCAGGCGGTCTACGGCGAGGCCGAGGCCCGCTGGCACGCGGCCAGGGCGTTCGTCCACGAGACGTGGCGCGGCGCGAGCGGGACGATCCTCTCCGGCACGCCGCTCGACGTCCGGCAGAAGACGCTGCTGCGGCTGGCGTTGTACAACGCCACGTGGGCCGCCGAGGAGATCAGCGTCGCGGTCTACCGCGCAGGCGGCACCACCGCGCTGCGGGCCGGGACGATCCAGCAGTACTTCCGGGACATGCACGCGGGCACGCAGCACGTCACGTCCGCCCCCGGGGTGATCGAGGCCTGCGGACGCCACCTCGGAGGGCTCGCACCCGGACACGACTGGCTCTACATGAACCTGGTGCCGCCGAAGGGCTGA
- a CDS encoding alpha/beta fold hydrolase codes for MSVPADGPEPTRTAMGSGEINLFRRGSGRSVLVLHAAGGAGAWNPYLERLSEHFDVLAPDHPGFGRSDELPEIRTVPQLAQHYVRLLDALGIERVDVVGASFGGWIAAELASAVPDRVERLVLMAPAGLHVPDAPPADLFTMAPEAIVRALFLDRAVADAALAVPPTPDAAAQAARDAAAFERFARHPFLHDPELPARLPSITARTLVLAAEVDEIIPRAHSDAYAAAIGGAELHVVPRCGHALYQERPDAVADEVIGFLTAPEPAAR; via the coding sequence GTGAGCGTTCCCGCCGACGGGCCGGAGCCGACGAGGACCGCCATGGGCTCGGGCGAGATCAACTTGTTCCGGCGCGGGTCAGGGCGGTCGGTCCTGGTCCTGCACGCGGCGGGCGGGGCCGGGGCGTGGAACCCGTACCTGGAGCGGCTGTCGGAGCACTTCGACGTGCTGGCGCCCGATCACCCCGGGTTCGGGCGGAGCGACGAGCTGCCCGAGATCCGCACGGTGCCGCAGCTCGCGCAGCACTACGTGCGGCTGCTGGACGCGCTGGGGATCGAGCGGGTCGACGTCGTCGGGGCCTCGTTCGGGGGCTGGATCGCCGCGGAGCTGGCCTCGGCGGTCCCGGACCGGGTCGAGCGCCTCGTGCTGATGGCGCCCGCAGGCCTGCACGTCCCGGACGCGCCACCTGCCGACCTGTTCACGATGGCGCCGGAGGCGATCGTGCGGGCGCTGTTCCTCGACCGGGCCGTCGCCGACGCGGCGCTCGCCGTGCCACCGACGCCCGACGCGGCCGCGCAGGCCGCGCGCGACGCCGCGGCCTTCGAGCGCTTCGCCCGCCACCCGTTCCTGCACGACCCCGAGCTGCCCGCGCGGCTGCCGTCGATCACGGCCCGGACGCTCGTGCTGGCCGCGGAGGTCGACGAGATCATCCCGCGCGCGCACAGCGACGCGTACGCGGCGGCGATCGGCGGCGCGGAGCTGCACGTCGTCCCGCGCTGCGGGCACGCGCTCTACCAGGAGCGACCGGACGCCGTGGCCGACGAGGTGATCGGGTTCCTCACGGCGCCGGAGCCTGCGGCCCGCTGA
- a CDS encoding SDR family NAD(P)-dependent oxidoreductase yields the protein MGGALVEVLTARGYAVVATDISPDVGRPADGTVVPLVADVADSASAERAVATAEREFGRLDLLVNNAARFLRKPIGQATDEDFDRLFATNVRGAFVHSRAAVEPLARTRGAIVNVTSISGLVGMPNQSVYAMTKGALVQLTRQLAVELAPRGIRVNAVAPGAIETDFIAEARAADPEPEATAAAVLSRHPLGRISTPLDVAAAIAFLASPEAGGITGTILSVDGGYVAQ from the coding sequence GTGGGCGGTGCGCTGGTCGAGGTGCTCACCGCGCGCGGGTACGCGGTGGTCGCCACCGACATCTCGCCCGACGTCGGCAGGCCGGCCGACGGCACGGTCGTACCGCTGGTCGCCGACGTCGCCGACAGCGCATCCGCCGAGCGGGCGGTGGCAACGGCGGAGCGCGAGTTCGGGCGGCTCGACCTGCTCGTCAACAACGCCGCGCGGTTCCTGCGCAAGCCGATCGGGCAGGCCACCGACGAGGACTTCGACCGGCTGTTCGCCACGAACGTCCGCGGCGCGTTCGTCCACTCCCGCGCCGCGGTGGAGCCCTTGGCGCGCACCCGGGGTGCGATCGTGAACGTCACGTCGATCTCCGGCCTCGTCGGGATGCCGAACCAGTCGGTCTACGCGATGACGAAGGGTGCGCTGGTCCAGCTGACCCGCCAGCTCGCCGTCGAGCTGGCGCCGAGGGGGATCCGGGTGAACGCCGTCGCCCCCGGCGCGATCGAGACCGACTTCATCGCCGAGGCGCGGGCCGCCGACCCGGAACCCGAGGCCACCGCGGCCGCCGTCCTGAGCCGGCACCCGCTCGGCCGGATCTCCACGCCGCTGGACGTGGCCGCGGCGATCGCATTCCTCGCCTCGCCGGAGGCCGGCGGGATCACCGGCACGATCCTCAGCGTCGACGGCGGGTACGTGGCCCAGTAG